In Cyprinus carpio isolate SPL01 unplaced genomic scaffold, ASM1834038v1 S000006714, whole genome shotgun sequence, one DNA window encodes the following:
- the LOC109063737 gene encoding doublecortin domain-containing protein 2, whose product MSAEKPNFLSQPEVKNIYFYRNGDPYYEPRRLVINSKRVSTFDTLLREVTGGVRAPFGAVRSIYTPKAGHRVQSLEHLRSGEQYVAAGRERFKKIDYLQIGTRKKKVLQTNGVLKPVPQSRVIVSARFLKPIKEPCAVFVVANGDVLNPAVRLLIPSRVIGQFERILEMITEKMGLRIIGGVRSLYTFEGTLVMDGKELENGQFYVAVGRDKFKKLPYSELLFSKPIGVKRVNGSKAASLPPIYKYRQQNGDVGSHRLSESECGAEKSSPPAQSSKEQLSSVVREISQAKLMNIRKKRSGLTASQETQDNNDAEDGRAEDEKSSPVQQEAQEASPDVDDSTTESEAAQNTEESACDGEEEKREEDEKEEEKREEDEKEEENKPEDENEEEKREEDEREKQDEEAEGGDEEEKPEEEAEEEEQENTKKEGEPTEENPDPSED is encoded by the exons ATGAGTGCGGAGAAGCCCAACTTTCTGTCTCAACCTGAGGTCAAAAATATCTATTTCTACCGGAACGGGGATCCGTATTACGAGCCCAGGCGTTTGGTGATTAACTCGAAGCGGGTTTCGACCTTCGACACGCTGCTGCGGGAGGTGACTGGCGGCGTGCGGGCTCCGTTCGGCGCGGTCAGGAGCATCTACACGCCCAAAGCCGGACACCGGGTCCAGTCCCTGGAGCACCTGCGGAGCGGAGAGCAGTACGTGGCTGCTGGACGAGAGAGGTTCAAGAAGATAGA TTATTTACAGATAGGAACCAGGAAGAAAAAAGTGCTTCAGACCAATGGAGTG CTCAAACCCGTTCCTCAGAGTCGTGTGATCGTGTCTGCCAGATTCCTCAAGCCCATCAAAGAACCCTGCGCTGTATT tgttgtgGCAAATGGAGACGTCCTGAACCCAGCGGTGAGGTTGCTGATTCCCAGCCGTGTGATTGGCCAGTTTGAGCGGATTCTGGAGATGATCACCGAGAAGATGGGCCTTCGAATCATTGGGGGTGTCCGGAG CCTGTACACCTTTGAAGGGACTCTCGTTATGGACGGAAAGGAGTTAGAAAACGGACAGTTTTACGTCGCTGTTGGCAGAGACAAATTCAAAAAGCTTCCATACAGCGAGCTGCTCTTCAGTAAACCCATCGGTGTGAAGAGAGTGAACGG GTCTAAAGCTGCATCACTACCGCCGATATACAAATACAGACAGCAGAATGGAGAT GTGGGGAGCCATCGtctgagtgagagtgagtgtggagCGGAGAAGAGCAGTCCTCCGGCGCAGAGCTCTAAAGAGCAGCTGTCGTCTGTGGTCCGAGAGATCTCTCAGGCCAAGCTCATGAACATCCGCAAGAAGAGGAGCGGACTCACAGCGTCACAGGAGACTCAGGACAACA atgaTGCAGAGGACGGAAGAGCAGAAGATGAGAAATCTTCACCGGTCCAGCAG gaGGCACAGGAGGCCAGTCCTGATGTAGACGACTCAACCACAGAAAGTGAAGCAGCCCAAAACACAGAAGAATCAGCATGTGacggagaagaagagaagagagaagaggatgagaaagaggaagagaagagagaagaggatgagaaagaggaagagaataAACCAGAGGATGAGAAtgaggaagagaagagagaagaggatgagagag AGAAGCAGGACGAAGAAGCTGAAGGAGGAGATGAAGAGGAGAAACCAGAGGAAGAGGCAGAAGAGGAAGAGCAGGAGAACACAAAGAAGGAGGGAGAGCCGACGGAGGAGAATCCAGATCCCAGTGAGGACTGA
- the LOC109066482 gene encoding neurensin-1 yields MTSCSEICGSDYAEQSHGALSSGYQGYGVRSYLHQFYEECTASIWERDEDFQTQRSPSRWSSVLWKVCLALGTLILVAGLSVLLVGYATPPRLEAFGEDELLFVDGRAVRFNRALDACKLAGAVLFCVGGSGMAVGLLLAACSQGSSKGEVRLQQRFKERLAEIQASVQPVTRAPTPGEAKVPVTLSKVQSVQPGAET; encoded by the exons ATGACTTCTTGCTCAGAGATCTGTGGCTCGGATTACGCTGAGCAGAGCCATGGCGCCCTCAGCAGCGGTTACCAGGGTTACGGGGTGCGTTCCTACCTGCACCAGTTCTACGAGGAGTGCACCGCTTCCATCTGGGAGCGCGATGAAGATTTTCAGACACAGAGATCGCCGAGCCGCTGGAGCTCTGTGCTCTGGAAG GTCTGTCTCGCGCTAGGAACTCTGATTCTGGTAGCGGGGTTATCTGTGCTGCTGGTGGGCTACGCCACGCCGCCTCGACTCGAAGCCTTCGGAGAAGACGAGCTGCTGTTTGTGGACGGCCGTGCAGTGCGCTTCAACCGGGCCCTGGACGCCTGTAAGCTGGCCGGCGCCGTGCTGTTCTGCGTGGGCGGCAGCGGGATGGCGGTGGGGCTGCTGCTGGCCGCCTGCTCTCAGGGCAGCTCCAAGGGAGAGGTCCGTCTGCAGCAGCGCTTCAAAGAGCGGCTCGCAGAGATCCAGGCCTCCGTTCAGCCCGTCACCCGCGCTCCCACCCCGGGAGAGGCCAAGGTGCCCGTCACGCTCTCCAAAGTGCAGAGCGTCCAGCCCGGAGCCGAGACCTGA